The Helianthus annuus cultivar XRQ/B chromosome 16, HanXRQr2.0-SUNRISE, whole genome shotgun sequence genome includes a window with the following:
- the LOC110915246 gene encoding heavy metal-associated isoprenylated plant protein 7 isoform X1, translating into MGEEEKKNEKPKEEEEKKTEDVDEEVVLKVDMHCGACARKVARSLRGFQGVKEVMTDCKASKVVVKGKELDPTKLSERVQKKTGRKVEIISPIPKPPEPKPEPEPEKKQQPEPPKEEKKDEPPPVITVVLKMSMHCDACAQALQKRIRKIRGVESVKTELAKEQVVVTGVLEPEKLMNDVIKKTRKQASIVVKEEKKEEKKEEKKEEEKKEEAPEAKKDDETNIETKKIEYWPPKYYMDYSYAPQMFSDENPNACMVM; encoded by the exons ATGGGTGAAGAA GAGAAAAAAAATGAGAAACCAAAGGAGGAAGAAGAGAAGAAAACAGAAGATGTTGATGAAGAAGTTGTATTGAAGGTTGATATGCACTGTGGAGCTTGTGCTAGAAAAGTTGCAAGATCCTTGAGAGGTTTTCAAG GTGTTAAAGAAGTAATGACGGATTGCAAGGCTAGCAAGGTGGTCGTAAAAGGAAAGGAATTAGACCCGACAAAACTAAGCGAAAGGGTTCAAAAGAAAACCGGTCGTAAAGTTGAGATCATATCCCCTATCCCGAAACCTCCAGAGCCAAAGCCCGAGCCTGAGCCGGAGAAGAAACAGCAGCCCGAACCGCCAAAGGAAGAGAAGAAAGACGAG CCACCTCCTGTCATAACGGTGGTGCTGAAAATGTCGATGCATTGTGATGCTTGTGCACAAGCTTTACAAAAGAGGATTCGGAAGATCCGAG GTGTTGAGTCAGTGAAGACGGAGTTGGCAAAAGAACAAGTGGTGGTGACAGGTGTGCTTGAGCCTGAGAAGTTGATGAATGATGTAATCAAGAAAACCAGAAAGCAAGCTTCCATTGTagtaaaagaagaaaagaaggaaGAAAAGAAGGAGGAGAAGAAGGAGGAGGAGAAGAAGGAGGAAGCTCCGGAAGCAAAGAAGGACGATGAAACGAATATAGAAACCAAAAAGATCGAATATTGGCCTCCTAAGTATTACATGGACTATTCTTATGCACCTCAAATGTTCAGTGATGAAAATCCAAATGCTTGTATGGTAATGTAA
- the LOC110915246 gene encoding heavy metal-associated isoprenylated plant protein 7 isoform X2: MSQEKKNEKPKEEEEKKTEDVDEEVVLKVDMHCGACARKVARSLRGFQGVKEVMTDCKASKVVVKGKELDPTKLSERVQKKTGRKVEIISPIPKPPEPKPEPEPEKKQQPEPPKEEKKDEPPPVITVVLKMSMHCDACAQALQKRIRKIRGVESVKTELAKEQVVVTGVLEPEKLMNDVIKKTRKQASIVVKEEKKEEKKEEKKEEEKKEEAPEAKKDDETNIETKKIEYWPPKYYMDYSYAPQMFSDENPNACMVM, translated from the exons ATGTCACAGGAGAAAAAAAATGAGAAACCAAAGGAGGAAGAAGAGAAGAAAACAGAAGATGTTGATGAAGAAGTTGTATTGAAGGTTGATATGCACTGTGGAGCTTGTGCTAGAAAAGTTGCAAGATCCTTGAGAGGTTTTCAAG GTGTTAAAGAAGTAATGACGGATTGCAAGGCTAGCAAGGTGGTCGTAAAAGGAAAGGAATTAGACCCGACAAAACTAAGCGAAAGGGTTCAAAAGAAAACCGGTCGTAAAGTTGAGATCATATCCCCTATCCCGAAACCTCCAGAGCCAAAGCCCGAGCCTGAGCCGGAGAAGAAACAGCAGCCCGAACCGCCAAAGGAAGAGAAGAAAGACGAG CCACCTCCTGTCATAACGGTGGTGCTGAAAATGTCGATGCATTGTGATGCTTGTGCACAAGCTTTACAAAAGAGGATTCGGAAGATCCGAG GTGTTGAGTCAGTGAAGACGGAGTTGGCAAAAGAACAAGTGGTGGTGACAGGTGTGCTTGAGCCTGAGAAGTTGATGAATGATGTAATCAAGAAAACCAGAAAGCAAGCTTCCATTGTagtaaaagaagaaaagaaggaaGAAAAGAAGGAGGAGAAGAAGGAGGAGGAGAAGAAGGAGGAAGCTCCGGAAGCAAAGAAGGACGATGAAACGAATATAGAAACCAAAAAGATCGAATATTGGCCTCCTAAGTATTACATGGACTATTCTTATGCACCTCAAATGTTCAGTGATGAAAATCCAAATGCTTGTATGGTAATGTAA